One genomic window of Fibrobacter sp. includes the following:
- a CDS encoding flippase-like domain-containing protein, whose translation MKHNYPHPGLLSKAGSLLSVILLIWLLWRQDWKQMHTYFNQLGVIHLGLAMFLIIGSQLINAMRWTILLRSLKLPISWKDSFRLSFSGLFASNFLPTTVGGDVIRMMGSAALVSNKTQAIASIVVDRLANVCSMACLLPFSISLLSTASSFTIAAPISSKSFLPEKWIQRLKSILSELRNALLLWEKKPGYLVLAFVFSLCSALSYLLAILTVAKGLGMEVTLVKVAGVLGITYFITLLPISINGYGVREIGFVALYTFIGATQSQALGLALLTRVLLIVSSLPGSFWLGNILSSMQHAALIKKQL comes from the coding sequence ATGAAACACAACTATCCGCATCCTGGACTGTTAAGTAAAGCAGGGAGTCTGCTTTCTGTAATACTATTGATCTGGCTTCTCTGGAGACAAGACTGGAAGCAGATGCATACTTATTTTAACCAACTCGGAGTGATACATCTCGGTTTGGCAATGTTCCTGATAATCGGTTCACAATTAATAAATGCAATGCGCTGGACCATTCTCCTTAGAAGTCTTAAACTCCCGATCTCATGGAAGGATTCCTTCCGTCTCTCGTTTTCCGGGCTCTTTGCATCCAATTTCCTTCCGACAACAGTCGGTGGTGATGTAATCAGGATGATGGGGTCTGCGGCTCTGGTCTCCAATAAAACCCAGGCAATAGCCAGTATAGTGGTTGACCGGCTGGCAAATGTATGCTCTATGGCATGTTTGCTGCCATTCAGCATATCTCTGCTTTCAACCGCATCATCCTTTACAATAGCAGCTCCGATCAGCAGCAAATCCTTTTTACCCGAAAAGTGGATTCAAAGGCTTAAAAGCATCCTTTCAGAACTGCGTAATGCACTCTTGCTCTGGGAAAAAAAACCGGGATACCTGGTCCTTGCCTTTGTATTCTCTCTATGCAGTGCACTTTCATATCTTCTGGCAATTTTAACAGTTGCTAAAGGACTGGGTATGGAAGTCACTCTGGTTAAGGTCGCAGGTGTGCTTGGAATTACCTACTTTATTACCCTGCTTCCCATCTCGATCAACGGATATGGAGTCCGGGAAATTGGATTCGTTGCTCTGTACACCTTTATCGGTGCCACCCAGTCACAGGCTCTGGGACTTGCACTACTCACACGAGTTCTGTTGATTGTCTCCAGCCTTCCCGGAAGTTTCTGGCTGGGAAATATTCTCTCATCAATGCAGCATGCAGCCTTAATTAAAAAACAGCTGTAA
- the thiH gene encoding 2-iminoacetate synthase ThiH, translating into MSFTEIIAKYENFDFNSWCEETTEQKVKHILSAKYISELDFLALLSPAAAGCLEEMAVKARELTLKRFGSTVIIFTPLYISNYCCNTCPYCSFAGQHRIKRRHLSIDEIRTEAEAIADLGIRHILLLTGESREKASIEYLEAAVNVLRKKFSSISIEVYPLTEQEYGRVIDAGVDGLTIYQETYNIPSYKELHRRGPKSDYEFRLLAPERGCRKGMRQVTVGALLGLYDWHSEAFFTGLHAAYLQKQFPSVEVSVSFPRLRPLAGDFEVQYPVDDRRFVQIMTATRIFLNSAGITLSTRESREFRNAILPLGVTKMSAGTSTAVGGHTENPSTTQFEIADSRGVEQMKRDLQNMGYQAVMHDWNRGYLAV; encoded by the coding sequence ATGTCCTTTACTGAGATTATTGCAAAGTACGAAAACTTCGATTTCAATTCCTGGTGTGAAGAGACTACCGAGCAAAAGGTAAAACATATCCTTTCAGCAAAGTATATCTCGGAGCTTGATTTCCTGGCTCTGCTCTCTCCTGCAGCCGCAGGGTGCCTGGAGGAGATGGCTGTAAAAGCGAGGGAGCTTACACTCAAGCGCTTCGGCAGTACGGTGATCATCTTTACTCCGCTCTATATCTCAAATTACTGCTGCAACACATGCCCTTACTGCTCTTTTGCCGGGCAGCACCGGATAAAGCGTAGACATCTTTCCATAGATGAAATAAGAACTGAGGCAGAGGCTATAGCGGATCTGGGAATCCGCCACATACTGCTTCTTACCGGAGAATCGAGGGAAAAGGCTTCGATTGAATATCTTGAAGCAGCGGTAAATGTGCTTAGAAAAAAATTTTCATCCATAAGCATAGAAGTTTACCCCTTGACAGAGCAGGAATACGGCAGGGTTATCGATGCTGGTGTGGACGGGCTCACTATTTATCAGGAGACATATAATATTCCCAGTTATAAAGAGCTTCACAGGAGAGGTCCAAAGAGTGATTACGAGTTCCGGCTCCTTGCTCCTGAACGTGGTTGCAGAAAGGGGATGCGGCAGGTGACTGTGGGTGCCCTTCTGGGGCTTTACGACTGGCATTCAGAGGCTTTTTTTACGGGACTTCATGCAGCTTATTTACAAAAGCAGTTCCCGTCAGTTGAGGTTTCAGTCTCTTTTCCCCGCCTCCGTCCACTGGCAGGAGATTTTGAAGTGCAGTATCCGGTAGACGACCGCAGGTTTGTGCAGATAATGACAGCTACCCGTATTTTTCTCAATTCTGCCGGAATTACTTTGTCAACCCGGGAATCACGTGAGTTTCGCAACGCGATTCTTCCATTGGGGGTCACAAAAATGTCCGCCGGGACATCGACTGCAGTGGGAGGGCATACCGAGAATCCATCTACTACCCAGTTTGAGATAGCTGACAGCAGGGGGGTGGAGCAGATGAAAAGGGACTTGCAGAACATGGGGTATCAGGCAGTGATGCATGACTGGAACAGGGGGTATTTGGCTGTTTAA
- the thiS gene encoding sulfur carrier protein ThiS, whose translation MSIRIVLNGTSQDVTAGMSVLEFLQSRSIDPSHVVVEVNRSIVNRDQFANCRFKDNDTVEILRFVGGG comes from the coding sequence ATGAGTATCCGGATTGTTTTGAATGGTACTTCCCAGGATGTTACAGCCGGAATGTCTGTTCTTGAGTTCCTTCAGAGCCGCTCTATCGATCCCTCTCACGTTGTAGTGGAAGTAAACAGATCGATTGTCAATCGAGACCAGTTCGCAAATTGCAGGTTTAAGGATAATGACACGGTAGAGATCCTGCGTTTTGTGGGCGGAGGATGA
- a CDS encoding thiazole synthase yields the protein MKDELVIAGIPVRSRLITGSGKYRDESIIKDVLEAAQCDIITIALRRIDFDNPSENILKNVPSGKHLLPNTSGARTAEEAVRIARLARAMKCGNWIKIEVINDQKYLLPDNHETILATETLSKEGFVVFPYMTPDLSAARRMVDAGAAAVMPLGAPIGSNRGLQTRELLEIMISEIDIPVIVDAGIGKPSHATEAMEMGADAVLLNTAIASSDDPVSMARAFRLAVEAGRTAYLAGMPGESRTARASSPLTGFLDS from the coding sequence ATGAAAGATGAACTGGTGATAGCAGGTATTCCTGTGCGTTCCCGCCTTATAACAGGCTCGGGAAAATACAGAGATGAGAGTATAATAAAAGATGTTCTGGAGGCAGCACAGTGTGATATTATCACAATCGCTCTGCGCCGCATAGACTTTGACAACCCTTCGGAAAATATTCTGAAAAACGTTCCTTCCGGTAAGCATCTGCTTCCCAATACATCCGGTGCTCGTACTGCAGAGGAGGCTGTCAGAATTGCACGTCTGGCACGTGCGATGAAGTGTGGAAACTGGATAAAGATAGAAGTAATAAACGATCAGAAGTATCTGCTTCCTGATAACCATGAGACAATCCTTGCTACAGAAACTCTTTCAAAAGAGGGTTTTGTGGTTTTTCCCTACATGACACCTGATCTTTCAGCAGCCCGCAGGATGGTTGATGCGGGAGCTGCGGCAGTGATGCCTCTGGGTGCGCCGATTGGCAGCAACCGGGGGCTGCAGACAAGAGAACTTCTGGAGATAATGATATCTGAAATTGACATACCAGTCATAGTGGATGCCGGAATCGGAAAACCCTCACATGCAACCGAGGCGATGGAGATGGGGGCAGATGCGGTTCTTCTGAACACTGCGATTGCATCGAGTGATGATCCAGTTTCTATGGCCAGAGCATTCAGACTGGCAGTGGAGGCGGGGAGGACAGCGTATCTGGCGGGCATGCCCGGAGAGTCAAGGACTGCGCGTGCATCTTCTCCTCTAACCGGTTTTCTTGATAGTTGA